From the unidentified bacterial endosymbiont genome, one window contains:
- a CDS encoding SrfA family protein yields MAKTLLRSGNLDDFQAVGGGGQAVFESALQIREALRLRKQQDIVDCLAIPQVNDGGDRVDWYSPVEGRVCSWKAADEENRLRALRYLENTLACVDSLSKKCLQSPKTAQQLFGSLLSKAFQFPGENFLFLVDGKPVISFWGFVNLNENARDDVLDCLRESLAPEPAPVVIAKPDPEPEPVTDAPLIPPASVVRITPEALYAPEPAVVVPAPEAQAPVRAPASVAKKRRVPLWSLPVAAVMVAAVVAPLLWPKQAPSAEPVPVALAPKSINAVELLAMHLPLQQADVVERNVQVPAPAPETPPVIIAAIPKGAMVMEANQVKAGSTRFLNGSWRALLDVKDPITGKPPSLRYQIQNNKGFARVVHGHNVVCRVEVFSGLHSTGELMIKSRGNARCTDGSRYPMPEIACKAGTSDIAECQARYDAKTVVPLTFKKAGV; encoded by the coding sequence GTGGCAAAAACTCTTTTACGCAGCGGCAATCTGGATGATTTCCAGGCCGTTGGCGGCGGCGGTCAGGCCGTTTTTGAATCAGCATTGCAAATCCGTGAAGCACTCCGCCTGCGCAAACAGCAGGACATCGTCGACTGTCTGGCCATTCCACAGGTTAACGATGGCGGCGACCGCGTTGACTGGTACTCTCCTGTCGAAGGTCGCGTGTGCAGCTGGAAAGCCGCCGACGAAGAGAACCGATTACGCGCCCTGCGCTATCTGGAAAATACCCTGGCCTGCGTTGATTCGCTGAGTAAGAAATGCCTCCAGTCGCCCAAAACGGCGCAACAACTTTTCGGCTCCCTGCTCTCTAAAGCCTTTCAGTTTCCGGGCGAAAACTTCCTGTTTCTGGTTGACGGTAAACCGGTGATTAGCTTCTGGGGCTTTGTGAACCTCAATGAAAACGCACGTGACGACGTACTTGACTGTTTGCGCGAATCGCTCGCTCCTGAACCTGCTCCCGTTGTGATTGCAAAGCCAGATCCAGAGCCTGAACCTGTTACCGACGCGCCGTTGATCCCCCCTGCATCTGTGGTGCGTATCACGCCGGAAGCGCTATACGCACCGGAGCCTGCGGTTGTTGTGCCAGCGCCCGAAGCGCAGGCGCCGGTACGTGCGCCTGCAAGCGTGGCGAAAAAACGTCGCGTGCCGCTGTGGTCGCTTCCCGTTGCCGCAGTGATGGTGGCCGCCGTCGTCGCGCCGCTGCTGTGGCCAAAGCAGGCACCGTCCGCAGAGCCTGTGCCTGTTGCCCTTGCGCCAAAATCAATTAACGCCGTCGAGTTGCTGGCGATGCATCTTCCCCTGCAGCAGGCAGACGTTGTCGAGCGCAACGTGCAAGTCCCCGCTCCCGCGCCAGAAACGCCGCCCGTGATTATCGCGGCGATCCCGAAAGGCGCCATGGTGATGGAAGCAAATCAGGTGAAAGCCGGATCCACCCGATTTCTGAACGGCTCCTGGCGCGCGTTGCTGGATGTGAAGGACCCGATCACGGGCAAGCCGCCGTCATTGCGCTACCAGATCCAGAATAATAAAGGGTTCGCCCGGGTTGTTCATGGCCATAATGTCGTCTGCCGCGTTGAGGTGTTCTCAGGGCTGCACAGTACTGGCGAGCTGATGATCAAAAGCCGGGGTAATGCCCGCTGTACGGACGGTTCTCGTTACCCGATGCCGGAAATCGCCTGTAAAGCAGGCACCAGCGATATTGCAGAGTGCCAGGCTCGCTATGATGCAAAAACCGTCGTTCCACTGACGTTCAAGAAAGCAGGTGTATGA
- a CDS encoding PLP-dependent aminotransferase family protein, translated as MKKYQRLAQQIISQIELGVWLPGDKLPSLREQVASSGMSFMTVGHAYQMLESQGRIVARPQSGYYVASRPTAQQPSLPAQVMRDEAVDINTYIFDVLQASRDPSVVPFASAFPDPRLFPLQQLNRSLANVSKTATAMSVIENLPPGNVDLRHAIARRYAQQGMNISPEEIVITAGALEALNLSLQAVTEPGDWVIVENPCFYGALQALERLKLKALSIATDVREGIDLNALEQALNDYPAKACWLMTNSQNPLGFTLNAEKKARLVALLTRHNVTLIEDDVYSELYFGREKPLPAKAWDSQDMTLHCSSFSKCLVAGFRIGWVAAGKHARRIQQLQLMSTLSTSSPMQLALVDYLATKRYDAHLRRLRRTLAERKQQAWQSLLRHMPAGVKIHHNDSGYFLWLELPARLDAARLSESALLHSISIAPGKMFSISNAWAPFFRFNTSWAWGEREEQAVIQLGKLIRDMLD; from the coding sequence ATGAAAAAATACCAGCGTCTGGCGCAACAAATTATCTCGCAGATTGAGCTTGGCGTATGGTTGCCGGGCGATAAACTGCCTTCCCTGCGAGAACAGGTGGCAAGCAGCGGCATGAGCTTTATGACCGTCGGTCACGCGTATCAGATGCTGGAAAGCCAGGGGCGCATTGTCGCCAGACCGCAGTCGGGCTATTACGTAGCCTCGCGCCCGACCGCACAACAACCCTCGCTGCCCGCCCAGGTCATGCGGGATGAAGCGGTAGATATCAACACCTATATCTTCGACGTCTTACAGGCAAGCCGCGATCCGTCAGTCGTGCCTTTTGCTTCCGCTTTTCCCGACCCCCGGCTTTTCCCGCTCCAGCAGCTCAACCGCTCCCTCGCTAACGTGAGTAAAACCGCTACGGCAATGAGCGTGATTGAAAACCTGCCCCCGGGAAATGTCGACTTACGTCATGCGATTGCCCGCCGCTACGCGCAGCAGGGGATGAATATCTCGCCGGAAGAGATTGTCATTACCGCGGGCGCGCTGGAAGCGTTAAACTTAAGCCTGCAGGCGGTGACCGAACCCGGCGACTGGGTTATCGTCGAAAACCCCTGTTTCTACGGCGCGCTGCAGGCGCTGGAACGCCTGAAATTAAAAGCTTTATCGATAGCGACTGACGTCCGCGAGGGCATCGATCTCAATGCCCTTGAACAGGCATTAAATGATTATCCGGCTAAAGCTTGCTGGCTAATGACCAACAGCCAAAATCCGCTGGGTTTCACGCTCAATGCGGAGAAAAAGGCACGTCTGGTGGCGTTGTTAACCCGCCATAACGTCACGCTGATTGAAGATGACGTCTACAGCGAACTCTACTTTGGCCGTGAAAAACCGCTTCCGGCGAAAGCCTGGGACAGCCAGGATATGACGCTGCACTGTTCATCTTTTTCAAAGTGTCTGGTTGCGGGCTTTCGCATTGGCTGGGTAGCGGCAGGCAAACACGCGCGACGCATCCAGCAACTGCAGTTGATGAGCACGCTCTCGACCAGTTCGCCGATGCAGTTGGCGCTGGTCGATTATCTCGCCACTAAACGTTACGACGCCCATCTTCGACGCCTGAGACGTACACTGGCCGAGCGCAAGCAGCAGGCCTGGCAGTCGCTTTTGCGCCATATGCCTGCGGGTGTTAAAATTCATCATAACGACAGTGGCTACTTTTTATGGCTTGAACTTCCTGCTCGGCTTGATGCCGCCAGGCTTAGCGAAAGTGCCTTACTTCACTCTATCAGCATTGCTCCCGGGAAAATGTTTTCCATCTCGAACGCCTGGGCGCCGTTCTTTCGCTTTAATACGTCCTGGGCCTGGGGAGAGCGCGAAGAACAGGCTGTTATTCAGCTAGGGAAATTAATTCGCGACATGCTGGATTAA
- a CDS encoding cytochrome ubiquinol oxidase subunit I: MFGLDAFHLARIQFAFTVSFHIIFPAITIGLASYLAVLEGLWLKTKNPVWRSLYHFWSKIFAVNFGMGVVSGLVMAYQFGTNWSGFSQFAGSITGPLLTYEVLTAFFLEAGFLGVMLFGWDKVGPGLHFFATCMVALGTIISTFWILASNSWMQTPQGYEIVNGQVVPVDWFAVVFTPSFPYRLLHMSIAAFLSSALFVGASAAWHLLRGNSSPAIRAMFSMALWMTLFVAPIQAIVGDLHGLNTLQHQPAKIAAIEGHWENPPDKPTPLLLFGWPDMQQERTRYGLAIPALGSLILTHSLEKQVPALKEFAKEDRPDSTIVFWSFRIMAGLGMLMLLLGVTALWLRYKKRIYSSRPFLWFALLMGPSGLIAILAGWVTTEVGRQPWVVYGLQRTKDAVSAHGDLHMSVSLLTFFVVYTSVFGVGYSYMVRLIKKGPQPHESFATESDGRPARPLSAVTTDLKEQP, from the coding sequence ATGTTTGGTTTAGATGCTTTTCATCTCGCGCGGATACAATTTGCGTTTACCGTATCCTTTCACATTATTTTCCCGGCGATCACCATCGGCCTGGCAAGCTATCTCGCCGTACTGGAAGGCTTATGGCTGAAAACTAAAAACCCGGTCTGGCGATCGCTGTACCATTTCTGGTCGAAGATCTTCGCCGTAAACTTTGGAATGGGCGTGGTCTCCGGGCTGGTGATGGCCTATCAGTTTGGCACCAACTGGAGCGGATTCTCACAGTTTGCGGGCAGCATTACCGGCCCCCTGCTTACATACGAAGTGCTTACCGCATTTTTCCTCGAGGCCGGGTTTCTCGGGGTAATGCTGTTTGGCTGGGATAAGGTCGGGCCGGGGCTGCACTTCTTTGCCACATGCATGGTGGCGCTGGGGACCATCATCTCGACGTTCTGGATCCTCGCGTCCAATAGCTGGATGCAGACTCCGCAAGGCTATGAGATCGTCAACGGGCAGGTTGTGCCGGTGGACTGGTTTGCCGTGGTGTTTACCCCCTCCTTCCCCTACCGCCTGCTGCACATGTCGATAGCCGCATTCCTGAGCAGCGCGCTGTTTGTGGGTGCCTCCGCCGCATGGCATCTACTGCGTGGTAACTCTTCACCAGCCATTCGCGCTATGTTCTCAATGGCGCTATGGATGACCCTGTTTGTGGCGCCAATTCAGGCAATAGTGGGTGATTTGCACGGGCTTAACACCCTACAACACCAGCCCGCGAAAATTGCCGCTATTGAAGGCCATTGGGAAAACCCGCCGGATAAGCCTACCCCGCTTCTGCTGTTTGGCTGGCCGGATATGCAACAGGAGCGCACCCGTTACGGTCTGGCGATCCCGGCGCTCGGCAGCCTTATCCTGACCCACAGTCTGGAAAAGCAGGTGCCGGCGCTGAAGGAATTTGCAAAAGAAGACCGTCCTGATTCGACCATCGTTTTCTGGTCATTCCGCATTATGGCGGGACTGGGCATGTTGATGCTGCTGCTGGGCGTAACGGCGCTGTGGCTACGCTATAAAAAGCGCATCTATTCTTCGCGTCCGTTTCTCTGGTTTGCCCTGCTGATGGGGCCATCCGGACTGATCGCAATTCTGGCAGGCTGGGTGACCACCGAAGTGGGCCGGCAGCCGTGGGTCGTTTACGGACTGCAAAGAACGAAGGATGCGGTTTCTGCCCACGGCGACCTGCACATGAGCGTGAGTTTGCTGACCTTCTTCGTCGTCTACACCTCGGTCTTTGGCGTGGGCTACAGCTATATGGTGCGCCTTATCAAAAAAGGGCCTCAGCCGCATGAATCCTTCGCCACCGAATCCGACGGACGCCCTGCTCGTCCGCTTTCCGCCGTGACGACAGACCTTAAGGAGCAACCGTAA
- a CDS encoding virulence factor SrfC family protein codes for MRATTTTTQALVGWINETRLNAPALDNDADALLTRVYALQAREQAIERALHRQSSIGLYGHSQEAKAHLLLSLCGSGNGRLNVAPGQRTFDYFSHINPGHALTNMAVRFTRVNVDIADEAFPLRLSLVTEAELVQLFITRASQHPQITAVEKSVIEARLEKWRGLRQPQAVPGICAQEVAAIARFWQSTVPGTKQQIDDALWHQLALLVPSLDLSTRASVWSLLWGEQQALTQQWLALAQVLHQTSHAGELAAPLSLLVDKVGLPGEGFLTCGAFAEPEAQETLLHPLHNGEMLNAISIPVDVLAFLTRELALPVENSALDKVDIIDIPVFSDQDTDPLIQAKNQWLLEHYRQQLQPDVLVICNATALHEQTAKKASVLLKWVKETQPAEESALPGLVWAITPHDARFTTRQNLDEAVQHLLGKPGLRWGTLQALDGHSMQRVIEWLSQATLASQRHTRLRTLQTLLKHELSTLMQSYLDPLVQEPDARRSQAESMVRTLQASAARHGELLEGLLAPLTAFETLLAVQQPREEQVNGLFNDTIDLFGENVLQRAEPFQTKDKARLAHKVWINHLRQWSRNDAAAARLGLEPAILQQIADVLIATSYRLNLPLQLQGIVESDKSRAAHLHAVMGNFIGWLGYDQTPVAQRPASRIRKGQAIFVTPVVSSETPRLTRLGEQPVHAATAYVYDWLVALYSRAIENIDYQHPHDVQPDARQALQALLR; via the coding sequence ATGAGAGCGACCACGACCACTACTCAGGCCTTAGTCGGGTGGATTAACGAGACGCGGCTTAATGCCCCTGCGCTGGATAACGATGCCGACGCCCTGCTCACGCGCGTATATGCGCTGCAGGCCCGGGAACAGGCTATTGAACGCGCCCTTCATCGCCAGAGCAGCATTGGGCTGTACGGTCATTCTCAGGAGGCCAAAGCCCATCTGCTTCTGTCGCTGTGCGGCAGCGGCAATGGTCGGCTGAACGTCGCCCCCGGGCAGCGCACCTTCGACTATTTTTCCCACATCAACCCAGGGCATGCCCTGACCAACATGGCCGTGCGTTTCACCCGCGTGAATGTCGATATCGCTGATGAGGCATTTCCGCTTCGCCTGAGCCTGGTCACCGAAGCCGAGCTGGTGCAACTGTTTATTACGCGCGCCTCTCAGCATCCGCAGATCACCGCGGTTGAGAAATCGGTCATTGAAGCCCGTCTGGAGAAATGGCGCGGGCTACGTCAGCCGCAGGCTGTGCCTGGGATCTGCGCGCAGGAAGTGGCGGCGATTGCCCGCTTCTGGCAAAGTACCGTGCCGGGTACAAAACAGCAAATTGATGATGCGCTGTGGCATCAGTTGGCCCTGCTGGTGCCTTCACTCGATCTCAGCACCCGCGCCAGCGTCTGGTCATTGCTGTGGGGTGAGCAACAGGCGTTAACCCAGCAGTGGTTAGCGCTCGCACAGGTTTTGCATCAAACCAGCCATGCCGGAGAACTTGCCGCGCCGCTGAGCCTGCTGGTGGATAAGGTTGGTCTGCCGGGCGAAGGGTTCCTTACCTGCGGCGCATTTGCCGAACCGGAAGCCCAGGAGACCCTGCTCCACCCGTTGCACAATGGCGAGATGCTCAACGCCATCAGTATCCCTGTCGACGTGCTGGCCTTCCTGACCCGCGAACTGGCGCTGCCTGTAGAAAATAGCGCCCTGGATAAGGTAGACATCATTGATATCCCGGTCTTTTCTGACCAGGATACCGATCCGTTAATTCAGGCCAAAAACCAGTGGCTGCTCGAACATTATCGCCAGCAGTTGCAGCCCGATGTGCTGGTTATTTGCAACGCGACAGCGCTTCATGAACAAACGGCCAAAAAGGCCAGCGTTCTGCTGAAATGGGTCAAAGAGACTCAGCCAGCAGAAGAGTCTGCCCTGCCGGGGCTGGTGTGGGCGATTACCCCTCACGATGCGCGGTTTACCACCCGGCAAAATCTTGATGAGGCCGTACAGCATTTATTGGGCAAACCCGGCCTGCGCTGGGGCACCCTGCAGGCGCTGGACGGCCATAGCATGCAGCGCGTGATCGAGTGGTTGTCCCAGGCGACGTTAGCATCTCAGCGTCACACGCGTCTTCGTACATTACAAACCCTGCTTAAGCACGAACTGTCAACGCTGATGCAGAGCTATCTTGATCCCCTCGTTCAGGAACCAGACGCAAGACGCTCTCAGGCAGAGAGCATGGTGCGAACGCTACAAGCCAGCGCGGCCCGCCACGGTGAACTGCTTGAAGGTCTGCTGGCGCCGCTTACCGCGTTTGAGACGCTTCTGGCTGTGCAGCAACCCCGGGAGGAGCAGGTGAACGGACTGTTTAACGATACCATTGATCTGTTTGGCGAAAACGTCCTGCAGCGTGCTGAACCATTCCAGACCAAAGACAAGGCGCGTCTGGCGCATAAGGTCTGGATTAATCATCTGCGCCAGTGGAGCCGTAATGACGCCGCCGCCGCACGCCTGGGGCTGGAACCGGCAATACTACAGCAGATCGCCGATGTTCTCATCGCGACCAGCTATCGGCTGAACCTGCCTTTGCAGCTGCAGGGCATTGTAGAGTCGGACAAAAGTCGTGCGGCACACCTGCACGCCGTGATGGGCAACTTCATCGGCTGGCTGGGTTACGACCAGACGCCGGTTGCCCAACGGCCCGCAAGCCGCATCCGTAAAGGTCAGGCGATTTTCGTTACGCCAGTCGTGAGCAGCGAAACACCGCGCCTGACGCGCCTGGGTGAGCAGCCGGTCCATGCCGCCACCGCCTACGTGTACGACTGGCTGGTAGCACTCTATAGCCGGGCTATCGAGAATATAGATTATCAACATCCGCATGATGTACAGCCCGATGCGCGTCAGGCTTTGCAGGCACTGCTGCGTTGA
- a CDS encoding GhoT/OrtT family toxin — protein MTLYQKMLVFYAIMASICALITWFLSKDRKRIRLLSAFLVGSTWPMSFPVALLISLF, from the coding sequence ATGACGTTGTATCAAAAGATGTTAGTATTTTACGCCATCATGGCGTCCATCTGCGCACTCATCACCTGGTTTCTCTCAAAAGATCGTAAACGCATTCGCTTGTTGAGCGCTTTTCTGGTGGGTTCGACCTGGCCCATGAGCTTTCCCGTTGCGTTACTGATTTCGCTTTTCTGA
- a CDS encoding DUF2474 domain-containing protein has protein sequence MQQPVWKRLMWLVIIWGGSVLALAGVSMLFRLLMAAAGFKSH, from the coding sequence ATGCAACAACCTGTCTGGAAAAGACTGATGTGGCTGGTCATCATCTGGGGCGGCAGCGTACTGGCGCTGGCCGGCGTGAGTATGCTCTTTCGCCTGTTGATGGCCGCGGCGGGGTTTAAATCTCATTAA
- the ymcF gene encoding cold shock small protein YmcF has translation MTSYIHFRCPCCHGSQYRTSAFDVSESNPFGAKCIFCKSSMITLDHLAAARSAQSHVIEYRK, from the coding sequence ATGACCTCTTATATCCATTTTCGCTGCCCGTGCTGTCATGGCTCGCAGTACCGTACTTCCGCTTTCGATGTCTCTGAGAGCAATCCGTTTGGCGCGAAATGCATTTTTTGCAAATCGTCAATGATTACGCTCGACCACCTGGCCGCTGCGCGCTCTGCACAAAGCCATGTCATTGAGTACCGTAAGTAA
- the cydB gene encoding cytochrome d ubiquinol oxidase subunit II, which produces MGIDLSLIWFVIIVFATLMYIVMDGFDLGIGILFPTTQDAADRDVMVNSVAPVWDGNETWLVLGGAALFGAFPLAYAVIVDALTIPLTLMLIGLIFRGVAFEFRFKATPAHRPFWDKAFIGGSILATFTQGITVGAVINGFAVTGRAYSGGPFDWLTAFNLFCGAGLVVAYALLGATWLVMKSENALQLRMRKVSKTLLLVLLAFIAIISLWTPLAQPAIATRWFTLPNLFYLLPVPALVGVLSLCQWHSLNNCASHNTPFILTLGLVFLGFSGLGISIWPHIIPPSITLWQAAAPPQSQGFMLVGALLIIPVILVYTFWSYYVFRGKVQHGEGYH; this is translated from the coding sequence ATGGGTATCGATCTTTCCCTTATCTGGTTTGTCATTATCGTATTCGCCACGCTGATGTACATCGTGATGGATGGCTTTGATCTGGGGATAGGCATTCTGTTCCCGACAACGCAAGACGCCGCCGATCGTGATGTAATGGTTAACAGCGTCGCCCCTGTCTGGGACGGGAATGAGACCTGGCTGGTACTCGGCGGCGCGGCGCTCTTCGGCGCGTTCCCGCTGGCCTACGCGGTGATCGTCGACGCGCTGACCATTCCGCTGACATTAATGCTGATTGGGCTTATATTCCGCGGCGTGGCCTTTGAGTTTCGCTTTAAGGCCACACCCGCGCATCGTCCGTTCTGGGATAAGGCCTTCATTGGCGGGTCGATTCTGGCAACATTCACCCAGGGCATCACCGTGGGCGCGGTGATTAACGGGTTTGCGGTGACCGGGCGTGCCTATAGCGGCGGACCGTTTGACTGGCTCACCGCGTTTAACCTGTTCTGCGGCGCGGGTCTGGTTGTCGCCTATGCGCTCCTCGGTGCAACGTGGCTGGTGATGAAGAGTGAAAATGCCCTGCAACTGCGCATGCGTAAGGTTTCAAAAACGCTGTTGCTCGTGCTTCTGGCCTTCATTGCTATCATCAGCCTGTGGACGCCTCTGGCGCAACCGGCCATCGCGACGCGCTGGTTTACGCTACCAAATCTGTTTTACCTGCTGCCCGTTCCCGCGCTGGTGGGGGTGTTGAGCCTGTGTCAGTGGCATAGCCTGAATAATTGCGCAAGCCACAACACGCCGTTTATCCTGACGTTAGGCTTGGTTTTCCTCGGTTTTAGTGGCCTTGGTATCAGTATCTGGCCGCACATTATTCCGCCGTCGATCACCCTTTGGCAGGCTGCTGCGCCACCGCAAAGCCAGGGCTTTATGCTGGTGGGCGCGTTATTGATCATTCCCGTTATCCTGGTCTACACCTTCTGGAGCTATTATGTGTTTCGCGGGAAAGTACAGCATGGGGAGGGTTATCACTGA
- a CDS encoding virulence factor SrfB, with amino-acid sequence MRVNLCDYKQSVTLIANSGVQFLDFGLTPQDTASNGRFVRKTANGPLLRLNFDLVNGRYTLPVTGGGQPEVVKPETTIPLHHSLAVLDGVWLPVPFLRFNPPRTFVDGPDNWARVQVRKLDAADPAGNTHRVTLALDSQIAEHANFALAPVKNDILNGTRFALAWRDDEVENFLDQTWIDGWLREAFTQFATSVENRSERDLQQAMRGFEYQAHWLNVLAMLGEQLTVPEVKFVTHTLSTPAIPVDLILDVGNTHTCGVIIEDHGDANDGLRQTAELQVRSLSEPQFLNEPLFTSRLEFSEARFGKHHFSVESGREDAFVWPSIVRVGDEARKLAMQRLGTEGNSGISSPRRYLWDETPVVQDWRFSQMNSKTQREPLATAFPLMNLMNDDGEPLFTLPQDERLPVFSPQYSRSTLMTHMLCELLAQALGQINSVATRLRLGFPASPRQLRTLILTLPSAMPKQEREIFRRRMFEAIAIVWKAMGWHPQDEDFASHKQQEKSVVPVPDIQMEWDEASCGQLVWLYNEAISHFGGQTEAFFASLARPDSEPEPGIQPGRSLRVASIDIGGGTTDMAITHYQLDDGSGNNVKITPQLLFREGFKVAGDDTLLDVIQRYVLPALQTQLQKSGIADASLLLASLFGDSGRIDTQAVLRQQTALQLFMPIGHAILAAWESSDIDDPLAGLHATFGDLLMQKPTRNVMHYLQQAIDHTLPAGSEAFDLFSVPLHVNFHEMQDAMLAGQFTLAAPLHAVCEAISYYSCDILLITGRPGCLPGVQALIRHLQPVPVNRIVWLDKYQVHEWYPFSQQGRIGNPKSTAAVGAMLCSLALDLRLPRFNFKAADIGAYSTVRYLGVLDNTVNTLREENVWYQDIDLDKPGAKLDARLHFPLRGNVTLGFRQLANARWPATPLYSLSINSAELAKAIAGDGVLNVRLTLRGGGKHEGPEAFELSDAWLQDGTPVPADALTFKLNTLADRRHSGSHYWIDSGSVYLK; translated from the coding sequence ATGCGGGTAAATCTTTGCGACTATAAACAGAGCGTCACGCTTATTGCCAACAGCGGCGTACAATTCCTTGATTTTGGCCTCACTCCGCAGGACACCGCCAGCAATGGGCGTTTCGTACGTAAAACCGCCAATGGCCCGCTTTTGCGCCTCAATTTCGACCTGGTGAATGGCCGTTACACGCTACCGGTAACGGGCGGCGGTCAGCCTGAGGTGGTCAAACCCGAGACCACAATTCCGCTACACCACTCGCTGGCGGTGCTTGACGGCGTATGGCTACCGGTTCCCTTCCTGCGCTTTAACCCGCCGCGTACTTTTGTTGACGGCCCCGATAACTGGGCTCGGGTTCAGGTACGCAAACTGGATGCGGCTGACCCCGCAGGCAATACCCACCGCGTTACGCTGGCGCTCGATAGCCAGATAGCGGAACATGCCAACTTCGCCCTCGCCCCGGTCAAAAACGATATTCTCAACGGGACCCGCTTTGCGCTGGCCTGGCGTGATGACGAGGTGGAAAACTTCCTCGACCAGACATGGATAGACGGCTGGCTGCGCGAGGCGTTCACCCAGTTTGCAACAAGCGTTGAAAACCGCTCTGAGCGCGACCTGCAGCAGGCGATGCGCGGCTTTGAGTATCAGGCGCACTGGCTCAACGTGCTGGCCATGCTCGGCGAACAACTCACCGTGCCTGAAGTAAAGTTTGTTACCCATACGCTCAGTACCCCCGCGATCCCCGTCGACCTGATCCTCGACGTGGGCAATACCCATACCTGCGGCGTGATTATCGAAGATCATGGCGATGCGAACGACGGCCTGCGGCAGACTGCCGAGCTGCAGGTGCGTTCATTAAGCGAACCCCAGTTCCTGAATGAACCACTTTTCACCAGCCGCCTTGAGTTCTCGGAGGCCCGGTTTGGCAAACACCATTTTTCGGTCGAAAGTGGCCGTGAAGATGCCTTTGTCTGGCCATCCATCGTCCGCGTCGGCGATGAGGCTCGCAAGCTGGCAATGCAGCGGCTGGGGACCGAAGGCAACAGCGGTATTTCCAGTCCGCGTCGCTATCTGTGGGATGAAACCCCGGTGGTGCAGGACTGGCGTTTTAGCCAGATGAACAGCAAGACCCAGCGCGAACCGCTGGCCACCGCGTTCCCGCTAATGAACCTGATGAACGATGACGGCGAACCGCTTTTCACGCTGCCGCAGGATGAGCGTTTGCCGGTGTTTTCACCCCAGTACAGCCGCAGCACGCTGATGACGCACATGCTGTGCGAACTGCTGGCGCAGGCGCTGGGACAGATTAACAGTGTCGCCACGCGCTTACGTCTGGGCTTTCCGGCTTCGCCACGTCAACTGCGCACGCTGATCCTCACCCTACCATCGGCGATGCCGAAGCAGGAACGCGAGATCTTCCGTCGCCGCATGTTCGAAGCGATCGCCATTGTCTGGAAAGCGATGGGTTGGCACCCGCAGGACGAAGATTTTGCCAGCCATAAACAGCAGGAAAAGAGCGTCGTCCCGGTTCCGGACATTCAGATGGAGTGGGATGAAGCAAGCTGTGGGCAACTGGTATGGCTGTACAACGAAGCCATTTCCCATTTCGGTGGGCAGACGGAAGCCTTCTTCGCCTCCCTCGCCCGTCCGGACAGTGAACCTGAGCCAGGCATTCAGCCGGGGCGATCTCTGCGTGTGGCCTCTATCGACATCGGCGGTGGCACAACGGATATGGCTATTACGCATTATCAGCTCGATGACGGTTCCGGTAATAATGTGAAAATCACGCCACAGCTTCTGTTCCGCGAAGGGTTTAAGGTGGCGGGGGATGACACCCTGCTGGATGTCATTCAGCGCTACGTGCTGCCTGCCCTGCAAACGCAGCTACAGAAATCCGGTATCGCGGATGCCTCCCTGCTGCTGGCGTCGCTGTTTGGTGACTCCGGGCGTATTGATACCCAGGCGGTGCTACGCCAGCAAACGGCGCTTCAGCTCTTCATGCCAATCGGGCATGCCATTCTGGCCGCGTGGGAGTCCAGCGATATCGACGACCCGCTGGCTGGTTTACATGCCACCTTCGGTGATTTGCTGATGCAAAAACCGACGCGAAACGTCATGCATTACCTGCAACAGGCGATAGATCATACCCTGCCGGCGGGTTCGGAAGCTTTTGATTTGTTCTCGGTACCGCTGCATGTAAACTTCCACGAGATGCAGGACGCGATGCTGGCCGGTCAGTTCACGCTGGCCGCCCCGCTTCATGCGGTATGCGAGGCTATCTCCTACTACAGTTGCGATATCCTGCTGATCACCGGTCGTCCCGGCTGTCTGCCGGGCGTGCAGGCGTTAATTCGCCACCTCCAGCCGGTTCCGGTTAACCGCATCGTCTGGCTGGATAAGTATCAGGTACATGAATGGTATCCGTTCAGCCAGCAGGGACGCATTGGCAACCCGAAATCGACTGCCGCCGTAGGGGCGATGCTGTGCAGCCTGGCGCTCGATCTGCGTTTGCCGCGCTTTAATTTCAAGGCCGCCGACATTGGCGCTTACTCCACGGTGCGTTACCTGGGCGTGCTGGACAACACGGTAAATACCCTGCGGGAAGAAAACGTCTGGTATCAGGACATTGACCTCGATAAGCCAGGCGCGAAGCTGGACGCGCGTCTGCATTTCCCGCTACGCGGCAATGTGACGCTCGGCTTCCGGCAACTGGCTAACGCTCGCTGGCCTGCCACACCGCTGTATAGCCTGAGCATCAACTCAGCCGAACTGGCAAAAGCGATCGCAGGCGATGGCGTACTCAACGTGCGGCTGACATTGCGTGGGGGCGGCAAGCATGAAGGCCCGGAGGCCTTTGAGCTGAGCGACGCCTGGCTGCAGGATGGAACACCGGTGCCCGCGGATGCCTTAACCTTTAAACTCAATACCCTGGCCGATCGCCGTCATAGCGGTAGCCACTACTGGATCGACAGCGGGAGCGTATACCTGAAATGA